TGATGAAGCAGACGATGATGTGGTGGTGCAGCTGCTGACTTCTGCTCTGTTGATCAAATTAGGCCGACAGAGAAAGAGTCACCTCAGTCACTTGAGCGAGCACCAGAAGGAGCGCTTCGATCTGTTTCTCAGTCTCGTGGAACAACACTTCTTCGAGGCTAGGGAAGCCCTTCAGTATGCTCAGTGGATGCACACTAGCTACAAGAACTTAAACCAGCTTTGCAAATCATGCTGCGGCCGCACAACCAAGCAATTAATTGATTTTAGAATCATTCTTGAGATCAAGCGCAAGCTGGTTATGGACGGCCTGTCAGTACAACAAACAGCAGATGATCTAGGTTTCGAAGACATTACCCACTTCAATAAGTATTTCAAACGGTTGACCAATCTCACTCCAGCCGCATATAAGCGGGAAAAAAACGCTGAAGAACCTAGACGATCTCCTTCGCCTCATGGCGGTAGATATTCACCATGCCCAGCCTCTTGATATCTACCATCCTGGTTTGGGTGCCCTAATGAGTTCCCATTCATTGAGGTCTTACCCTACTAGGCTTCCATCATGACAAAAGTGGGTTCACTTTACCTCAAGATATCAAGCAAGGTAGTACGATTAATTTTACGATTGAAAACCACTCTGTTCTCGGCTTAAAAAGCGGCAACCTGAAAGATGTTTTTTGCTCAATCAATACTAATGAGTTTGTAGTTCATAATGCTCACCTAGTGTTAGATTTTGTATAGCTGAACCCCGGCTATTGTGATGCAAGATCGAGGCAACCATCTCAGCCGCTATAGTTAATTGTGGTATAGGAATGTGCAGGTGCTTGTTGCTAAATGGCTGCAACATATTTACAACAATAGAACTAAACTGCTAGTTTGAGTTCATTAACTGAGCAACAGAGTCGCTATTGCATAAGTTGTTAAGTTATTTAATCAAGGAGGATTAATGAAAAAGTGGATGTGGAAGCTCGCGACAATATTGGTAATCGGTGTATTGGCACTTAACCCTGAGGCCGCGGCTTTAGTGATGTTTGTTGACGCCGTAGGGCTTGATCTATTTCTATTACTCATTGAAGTACAGCTAGTGGCTGTCAGTGGCTATTACTTTCATACTTGGTTTAAGCCAGTATTGAGGCCTTTTTATCAATATCTACTTAAAGTTGACCCCTATTTTTTTATCCCAACAAAGGACTCAGTTGCTAAATTCCCGATGATTTTGTGCCATGCAGTCCCTTTTTTGATGTTACTCACCATAGGCTTCACAGTGGCTAAGCCAGTGATAGATATGACGTAAGTTAATAGCTAGCTTAGATATCAGCTGTAAGCCCCCTTTTAATTAAGGGACTTATTTAAATTAATTAAACAATGGAATGTAGATGAAATATTTATTAATCGTAATGGTTATCTCAATTTTTTTAATATCAACAGAGAGTGCTGCAAAACGACGAGCTTTTTTTGGTGATGTTTTACTCACAGATATTGAGCCTAAAAGTGATT
The Shewanella sp. KX20019 DNA segment above includes these coding regions:
- a CDS encoding AraC family transcriptional regulator, producing MDLERFRERLSRYDFDPYQPHRVSYFCYLFITKGQGQHMIDFKRYPYQSGSVIFVNRNQVHAFDPDDFPQGTMINISTEFFSNSSSNIRTSYFAPFHQSMASSPVLTTLPEELYESCRVLLEEIKKALYDEADDDVVVQLLTSALLIKLGRQRKSHLSHLSEHQKERFDLFLSLVEQHFFEAREALQYAQWMHTSYKNLNQLCKSCCGRTTKQLIDFRIILEIKRKLVMDGLSVQQTADDLGFEDITHFNKYFKRLTNLTPAAYKREKNAEEPRRSPSPHGGRYSPCPAS